In the Enterococcus rotai genome, TACTGCCCATGACACCGATGTAATGTGCTGGTGTTTCTAATAACTGTTTCGCTATTAGAAAATCAAATTGATGGCCTCGTGTCATCACGATGGCATAATCTGCCTCTGTAATTTGGATCGATGCGTCAATATTACTCAAATCAACGACCATTCGCTGATCGGCATCTGGAAAAACTGCTTCGGTTAAAAATTGTTCCCGATCATCTAAAACAACACAATAAAAATCTATTGTTTTTAAAATAGGAAGCAACGCCTGAGCAACATGACCACTACCAAAAACGTAAACTTTTCCAAGTTGTAGCAATGCTTCCACTGAATAAATCCGTTCATTCAATTTTACTTCTGATAAACCAGATTTAAACTTCTCTTCTTTTAATTTAGCTGGTATATTTCCGATTAATCCTGTTTCTACGCTATACACCCCAAAACCATTTTCTCTTTCAGCATTGATTTCAGTGATCAGCCAACATTGCTGATTACGGTTAAAATGCTGGATAACTTCTTCGCAAATAGCTTGAACAGAAGCATTTTGCCAACTAAGATATTGAAAAAACAGCGCCACATTACCACCACAAATCATACCCAGATCTACAACATCATTTGGTGCTAAAATAAAGGTTTCTGCTCGAGATCGTTGTGCTTTCAGAACCTCTTTCGCAATTTTTTCTGC is a window encoding:
- the xdhC gene encoding xanthine dehydrogenase accessory protein XdhC, whose translation is MKELFLRINEAIKQREDTVLVTVTESSGSTPRAAGARMLVDKSGRINGTIGGGAVEFRAEKIAKEVLKAQRSRAETFILAPNDVVDLGMICGGNVALFFQYLSWQNASVQAICEEVIQHFNRNQQCWLITEINAERENGFGVYSVETGLIGNIPAKLKEEKFKSGLSEVKLNERIYSVEALLQLGKVYVFGSGHVAQALLPILKTIDFYCVVLDDREQFLTEAVFPDADQRMVVDLSNIDASIQITEADYAIVMTRGHQFDFLIAKQLLETPAHYIGVMGSKQKIAVQVKKLKESGFSMEDIERINMPIGLKIKSETPAELAISVAGELIEKRAERPKG